From Corvus cornix cornix isolate S_Up_H32 chromosome 6, ASM73873v5, whole genome shotgun sequence, one genomic window encodes:
- the LOC104696286 gene encoding protein FRA10AC1 isoform X2: MEPNQLRLSAAAHGHGGYDSDFSDEESGEKSLQKTKRIEENALLIKPFQKAKQGSVVHRQFAAEECDREEARKRRFHLISMDAYERHKKFVHDYILYYGGKIEDFRRSGANDKTDLDVIRENHRFLWNEEDEADMNWEKRLAKKYYDKLYKEYCIADLSRYKENKFGFRWRHEKEVISGKGQFSCGNKHCDEEEGLKSWEVNFGYVEHGEKRNALVKLRLCPECSHKLNFHHRRKEVKTRKKRGTAVQSSEEPKSKKTKLSRSAKKKSKKKTHKDQVSSDDSDSDNSNAEDGPSEADFWKGPLREADEKSREEEFDEYFQDLFL; encoded by the exons GCACATGGCCATGGAGGCTATGATTCTGATTTTAGTGATGAGGAGAGTGGAGAGAAGTCTCTGCAAAAGACTAAAAG AATAGAGGAGAATGCCCTTCTGATAAAGCCAttccagaaagcaaaacaaggcagTGTGGTCCACAGACAATTTGCAGCTGAAGAATGTGATAG ggaagaagcaagaaaaagaagatttcaCTTGATATCAATGGATGCT TATGAAAGACATAAAAAGTTTGTGCATGACTACATTTTATACTATGGCGGCAAAATAGAGGATTTCCGACGATCTGG AGCAAATGACAAGACGGATCTTGATGTTATTAGAGAAAACCATAGATTCCTGTGGAATGAAGAAGATGAAGCAGACATGAATTG gGAGAAGAGGCTTGCAAAGAAGTATTATGATAAATTGTACAAAGAATACTGTATAGCAGATCTCAGCAGATACAAAGAGAATAAG TTTGGATTTAGATGGCGACATGAGAAAGAAgtaatttcaggaaaag GTCAGTTTTCCTGTGGAAATAAACACTGTGATGAGGAAGAAGGCCTGAAGAGCTGGGAGGTGAATTTTGGTTATGTTGAACATGGCGAAAAGAGGAATGCACTTGTGAAATTGA gACTATGTCCAGAATGTTCCCACAAACTAAACTTCCATCACCg gaggaaagaagTCAAAACACGCAAGAAAAGAGGCACAGCTGTACAGAGCTCTGAAGAGCCAAAAAGTAAGAAGACAAAATTATCTCGTTCAGCAAAAAAGAAGTCCAAGAAAAAGACCCATAAAG atcAGGTTTCTTCAGATGATTCAG ATTCTGATAACAGCAATGCAGAAGATGGTCCTTCAGAAGCTGACTTTTGGAAAGGTCCTCTACGAGAGGCAGATGAAAAATCACG GGAAGAGGAGTTTGATGAGTATTTTCAAGACTTATTTCTCTAA